ATAGACTTAAACTTGCCTGCTGGCACCAGAGCAGCCAAGACTGGTGTAAATTTTATGAATATAATAAAGATTCAAATCATGTGAGAAAAGCCTAACGCTTTGAAGATCACTGCTTCTTGAGTATTTACAAAAATCCCTGTGACCGAACAATTCCAGCTACCCAGTTATTTGATAGTTGTTTCTGCTGCCAATTATTTGATATTTCACTTAATATGGCAACCTCTCCAAATGAAGTAATGAATGGAGGGAAGTCCTGGCTGCTAGGTCCTCCATAGGATTCAATCGTAAATAGCCAGAGGGCCAATGCTACCAGCATTCATTAGGAAGtttcccagaaaaaaatgatggaaaaattgCAGACATGGCAGGGGACGTTCTGTCATAACTTAGAGACATGAAGAGggatagaaattttttttttaatgtcctgggattctattttttaaataataagaaaaataacttgAGGTGATAGATATATTCTTAAAAGTGCACATTTGGCAATGATAACAGTTATTACCATTGGTTGagggcttactatgtgccaggcaattGCTTGGGGTGTTTAGCACAATAGCTTATTAAATCAAATTTTTACAACTCTGCCAGGGAAAGCGTTACCCCATTTTTATAGAGGAACAAACTGTGAGTTTGGGAGGGTGAATCATGTGTCCCTAGTTGAATAACTGGAGCTGGAATACAAGCCCAGTTATATATTATTTCAAGTTCTTGTGTCTCCACTGTGTTGCTTTTCTCCTATCCATAGCtacattaattaaaacaaaacctgTTTAAAGGCATTTAAATAATGCAGTGATTAAAAAGGCATTCGCtgatttctcccttttttttcctgaaatgacattttcctcttttttttttttctccttttctcataaGGAAATAGAAACATTAGCTTTCTTTTTACAGCTCAATTAATTGCTGTGGGATTTTACCTGAGGAGATTAGTAAGGCCTTCAGGCAGACGCCATTGATCCAACTACAGTGTCATTATGTGCCTGTCCATATGCATGATGTGGGAGGGAAGGCTTTGTTCCTGAGAATCACAAAACCATCATCCATCTGACTCCCTGGGTTCTGGCGGCCTCTCACCTGCCGTGCTTCCCACAAATACCTTCCTCGGCTTGTTATTGCTTTTAATCGCTCACAGGGTGGTTCTTCCCAGTAAAGTGCTCACCAGTCAAGATCATTGGCATTACCTTGGAGGAGTCTCAGGAAATTGATCAGTTGCTTCAGCTCCCTTCCTCTGATGAGAGGCAGGATATGGGGCATCTGAGCTCTGTCCAAGGTCATAGGCTCCTGCCAAGGCAGCTTGAAACGCTTTCAAAGAATTTACGCAAGCCCAGGGCACCCAATGGTGAGGCAAAGTTTCTAGAAGTGTGGTGGGACAACCAAGTGCTCTCAGTCAGAAAGCCCTGGACTCAAATCCTATCAAACACCAAAGTAGTGGCAGTAATAACAATACTTTACACATTCTGCCTTGTTCCAGCAAATATTACTTATAACTTTTTGATCTCAAGCAAATGACTTAGCCTCTTtgaaactcagttttctcatctgtaagataggAGCAATGACCTCATCTCAatgtcttgaaaataaaataatgtgatgGCATCAATTAAGACCCTTTTTGTTCCAAGTGATAGAAATCCAATCAGAATCAGGTGAACCAGAAAGAGCACTTAATTATAAGTAAAAGTAATGTCTCTCAAACACATGTTTGCAGCTGAGTCTGAGAAAAACTGGAATCAGAAGCACAACTGTCCCCCTGATCTCTCCCTGGCTTCTTGTCTCCATTTCCCTGGGTGCGCTGGTAGCTGTTCCCCACCCACCTTCTCACTACCCCTAAGCTTTACATGGAAAAGCATAGCCACCAATAGCCCACAAAGTTCCATCACCTTGTCAATCCATGCTATGAGACAAGCAAACTGATTGGTCCAAATTTCTAAATCCCAGGGAAGAACTGGGATTGATCCACCTCACGCCATGTGCCTACATCTAGATCAATCAATCATCTGTTGACAAAGAGCAGTCATTTATTCTGCTTACATAGCTATCCCTGTGGTAAGTCTAAGAACAGGGGCAAGGTGGGTATTTCCCAGAAAGAAAAGGGACTAGTTATTGGAAAAGAGTTTCACTGCAGAAGAGAGAACTGGTGTTCACTAcaacaacatatgaaaaatagCTATCACTATATCCAATCCAGAATAGATACACTTAATATAGTGTTTTTGGTCAATGTGTagatttctatacatttttaaaaactacattttcaaaaaatacaatattatttgTTACTTGCAAATAATAGAAATCATAATGTTAAGAATCAGAAGAGAATGTAGATGCTGTGAATAATTAACAGTTTAGGTTCATACTTTTTCCATTAATTCAACAATACAATAGGAATTCAATAAGTTCGAAAGCAGGATTTTGTTCCTAACCTTATCTTCTCTCCTATCCCTCACAAACCCAAATCTTCTcacattttcttctcttgccttcagttaCTGTTCTGTCTTTAAGTTATCTTAGTTTGAGGGTCCACCAGTGAGTTTTTAGTGTTAAAGATCTAAGGCACTGTAGAAACAACTAAAAATGACTTCAGAGAACAAAGAAATGTCCTTACGTGTTAGCACTAAACAGAGCACCAAGATGGGAATGAAGAAAGAcaatttctactttttctcttttttccctaaaatacaCAGAACAGTGTTGAACAAGTCCTTTGTCGTCCCTAGGGTATCCATAAATCTGATGATCATAACTAGCCTACTCGTCTCTTGAGGTGAAGTTGGGAACATTGGTGTATTAGCTATGAGCAGGGTCATttataacccactccagtattcttgcctgggaaatcccatgaacagaggaacttggcgtgctatagtccatggggtcgcaaagagtcagacatgacttaatgattaAATAGCAGCAGCAGGGTCATTTATAGGGAGAAGTGGGGAAGAATCTCAGAAAACTagagatttccttttcttatcaGAAGGTGAATTCCCACACAGAGGATGaatcttttttgtgtgtaacACAAAAGAATGATTTTGCTTGTGTAAAATTGTAGAAATCCAATTGCCCTCTGTCAATAAACCCCAGGGCTGGGTGAGGAATTGAGTCAATATATTTGAGGTTTTGGAAAGAAACCACTTTGTGTCACTTTCCAGAATTCCTTCTCACTGATTCCAGTATATTACTGATTTAGTTTGGAAAGAATAATTCCAGGACTCACTCAAACAGAGTGAGGAGAAATAACTGCCtatcatggtttaaaaaaaaaaggaaattgaaagtcTCATTTTCATTGAATTTTGTTGCTATGATATGATTTCTTTATAGGGAGGAGAAATTAAATTTATGAAGCAACAGTGTTCCAAGTGGAAGCTAAAAGGGAGAAATTAACTAAGGCAGAAATGGGTGTTACCAGTTAAAGATTATTCCTTcacatttgttttcaaatatgaaaagaatTCCATTGGGTAAAAGGAGTTACCAGAATAACAATATTGtcttgaaataaaattcacagattctatatggcaaaaaaaaaaaaaaatgtctgctgTTTGGTTACACTTTAAATGAAATATGCATTGATTGAAGACACATACCACTTGAAAGTTTATTACACAAATGCTTGATTTTGGTCCTTTAAGAATTCTGCCAATTCATTTCTTGATAGTTAGGATATTAAACTATGCCAATAAGCATGCTCTAGTTGGTCAGCGCCGATCTATGTGTAATAACTAAGGCTCTCTCCCCACCACTCCTTCTATCCATGTCACCTTCACCCAGGAGTCACAAAAAGCTGAAGACTGTCGCTTTTTACTTGATTAAATTTCAGCAGGTTGAAGCTAGGCCAAAATTCTCACCTTCCTCTTTCCTAAatacttttttcttccccctctgtTAATTACATAGCTTTACACTGATTTACATGAATTTCAGCTTTCAACGTCATTGGTCTTTGCTGAATGCAAATAGGCACATGGGAAAATCATATTAAGTTTGCACAATTGATCTTTCATCATTTCAAATGGTACCTTTGAACAGCTCCTGAAATGTCTGTCTGAAATACTCCCAGCGCTGAGTGTCATCAAAAGACGTGGGGTCACCCTGGGGAAACCCATTCTCAGTGATGTAAATTACAGGGTTATTATACGTATCCTGGAACGAGAAAGCAGAAGTTTTATTCCAAAcagatgtgtaaaaaaaaaaaaaatctcataaaatcAGGTGCATTACCCTCTATCTTCTCTAAGCTACAACCCCAAAACTAGTTTTCATCAAATTGCACTGACCCTATTAACTTAATTTTCCGCGCACTGACCTTTTATAActaacaatggaaaagaaaaactgtgcAAATATCCATGAAGACAGTCAAATGACTCTTGTTAtaatgagaagacagaaatatCTTTCTTCCATCAGCATCTGCTGATTGTCATTGCTCCTTAACCCCTTAGTCCCCCTCTCCCCAGCAGCTATATTCTTTATCCTCCCAATAGCAGGAATCCTAAAAAACTGATAACTTAAAACTTTCATTTCAGCTACCTAGATGCCATCCAGTGTAACAGAGACCCAAAAAGGATCCAGCTATTTCAAACCCCTATTATGCCTTTTAGTAACTCAATTGTGACCCCAGCCTGAAAAACATGTCCAAGGTACTACTGTAGCTACAACTGAATTTAACAGCAAATCCTAAGTTTAATCATGGCTTTGAAGCCCtttatccctggtggctcagacggtaaagaatctgcctgtaatgcaagagacccaggtttgatccctgggtcaggaagaatccctggagaagggaatggcaaccccactccagtattcttgcctggagaatcccatggacagaggagcccggcaggctacagtccatggggtcacagagttggacacaactgagcaactaacactactatcAGCTAATTATCCCTCATTGACTTAAACCCTAATCACCTCTTCCCAGGCCAACAAATGTATATGCTGTTGCCTAAAGCATTCATTTTTCAGGTCTTTATACACATAGATACATGCCCATCTTCCCATCTTTCCAGGTTTGGGTACACATGGATGCAAACAAATACTGCATTTACCTTAATGTATTTCAGTAGCTTACGTATTCCCCACGGCACCACACAGACCCAATTCAAACTTCTCCAAGATGGGTCTGGAAAAACTTCAACCTCCACATCCTGTAGTAAGCCCAGCTCTCCTTTCTTGTTCTCCTGGTTCATGACTAAGCGAGTTGTGTAatactgcacagcaaagaaatcaGCAGTGCCTTTgatcatcctcttctcttcttctgtaAATTCTGGAAGCCGTGACGATGAATAGCCCTGCTTTTTACTCATGAGGGCAACCTGAGACTTGACAACTTCAGGATAATCGCCATCAATAAATATGGGTTTAGCAAAGAAGTCCAACTGGAATGCCATGGCCCTTTTAACTGCTTCCTGGTCAGACACTGAGGAGGGGTCTGCTGGTTCCGCCCAGCCAGCAAAAACTGATAGCGATACCATGCCCTTCTGCTCTTTTCGGAATAAGGAGTCATAGCTGTGCCAGGATCTGGCATGCGCTTTAATCAAATTATGAGCTGCCTGATAAGCTTTAGTTCCAACGTGAGGCACACCAGGAGGAAATACACCAAATTCATATGCCATCACGGCAAAAATATTAGGCTCATTTATGGTGATCCACTGCTTGACTCGATCCCCAAATGTACTGAAGCAAAACCGAGCATATTTGTCAAAGGATTCGATGATCACCTCTGAGAGCCAACCTCCTTGGTCTTCCAAGGCCTGAGGCAAATCAAAGTGGTAGAGGGTCACGATGGGTGTAACCCCATTTGTTAACAAATCATCAATGATCTTGTTATAATAGtcaattcctagaagaaaaataaaaga
This genomic stretch from Cervus canadensis isolate Bull #8, Minnesota chromosome 19, ASM1932006v1, whole genome shotgun sequence harbors:
- the LOC122422197 gene encoding cytosolic beta-glucosidase, which codes for MPECPGPLSLKHMAFPAGFGWGAATSAYQVEGGWDADGKGPCVWDTFTHQGGERVFKNQTGDVACGSYTLWEEDLKCIKQLGLTHYRFSLSWSRLLPDGTTGFINQKGIDYYNKIIDDLLTNGVTPIVTLYHFDLPQALEDQGGWLSEVIIESFDKYARFCFSTFGDRVKQWITINEPNIFAVMAYEFGVFPPGVPHVGTKAYQAAHNLIKAHARSWHSYDSLFRKEQKGMVSLSVFAGWAEPADPSSVSDQEAVKRAMAFQLDFFAKPIFIDGDYPEVVKSQVALMSKKQGYSSSRLPEFTEEEKRMIKGTADFFAVQYYTTRLVMNQENKKGELGLLQDVEVEVFPDPSWRSLNWVCVVPWGIRKLLKYIKDTYNNPVIYITENGFPQGDPTSFDDTQRWEYFRQTFQELFKAIQLDKVNLQVYCAWSLLDNFEWNQGYSSRFGLFHVDFEDPARPRVPYTSAKEYAKIIRNNGLEGPP